The genome window agaagatgtcgtagcttctccgctccgggtgtCAGTGAGCTGACACAGGTCTGGGTCTGTGAGGGCAGGAATTTCAGGAAAACTACTTGCTCAGTACATTGtatccatggaatcatagaatccttacagtgcagaagaaggccattcagcccatcgagtctgaaccgactctctgaaagagcactctacctaggcccactccccATCCTATCCCAGTACCTCTGCGCATTGatcattgccaatccatctaacccacgcatcttcagacactgagggacaatttaccatggtcaatccacctaacttgcacagctttggactatgggtggaaaccggagcacccggagaaaacccacacagacacagggagaacatgcaaactccacgcagtcacccaaggctggaattgaacccagggtccctgacgctatgaggcagcagcggtcTGCTAGATTCACTGCAATCCTTTGCTCAGCACTGATATTAACCCATGCAAATTCATTTTTAACCAATTATTTACCTTTTGAttaatagtcactgttgtaatgtaggaaatatataTACCAATTGGCATGCAGAAAGGTCACATGAGCAATAATGTGTTAATGCTGATAATTTTGTTCTGGTGATGTTGgttggggaataaatgttggccaggattctGTGGAGAACACCCTCTCTTCtcttcagaatagtgccatgggatattttaagGGGACTGGATTTATTAAGGGAATATCTTGTTTAACTAACTTACTATATTTTTTGATGAGTTATCGGTGAGGGGTTTTGAGAGCAATACTGTGTTGATGTggagtacatggacttccaaaatgcacttgatacagtgccacacaacaggccAAGTTATAGTAGGAAAaaaagggacagtaacaacaTGGATATGCAATTCGCtggctagagtattgtgtccaattctgggcgctGCACTTTAGAGAGGATGTATAATATTGGAACgagacagaaaagattcacaagaatgtttccagggatgaggaacttcagcttATGAAAGATTGAAGCAGCTTTCCCTAGAGAAATTAAAATTGAGAAGAGATTAGATAgagctgttcaaaatcataagagttctggacagagtagatagtgagacacttgaaaggatcaagaacagaAAGGCACAAATTTAAGTAGTGTACAAAAGAAGGAAAAACAATGTAGGAGCATGTGTACAAAGTATGTAGGAATAAAGACTTAGTATCACGTACGTAGGAGAGATGTAAAGGGTTAACTCTAAGACTATTCTAATAGCTACTGGGCATGTGTGTAAGGAGTTATGTcatagttatagaatcatagaattcctacagtgcagaaggaggccattcaaccctttaaTCCTGCACCCgcagcaatcccacccatgccctattcctgtaacctcatgtatttacccagctaatccccctgactcgaaAGGGGCGATTTAACATGGCggatccaccttacctgcacatctttggagtcactCAGAGGGAGAAGAGTAATAAGAATCTAAGAGGAGCAATGTTTCTGTCTTGATGTTTTGTAAACCTTAACAACGTTAATTACGTAAATAAAAGTTACTTAGAGGAAAGGATCTTAGCCTCCAGCCAGATCTCTCAGACCAAGACAGCCATCATCTTCCAAGACAATCCAACCATAACAGATGTGacatgagaaaaagctttttcatgcagttagtggttaaggtctggattgctctgcctgagaatgtggcagagggAGCTTCAATTGATGCATTCAATTAGACTCTTCTCTGAAAAAGGAAGAAGGTATGCAAGTTTACAGGGATAAGGCGAGAGAATGGAATTGGgcaaattgctcatttggagagctggtgcagacttgatggaccaaatggcctccttctgcactaacatTCCAGGGAAGAGAAATTCCTACCAAATGGCAGATTCTGGAGTTTTGGCAGTGCATCGTTTGATTCTTCagactgttttttaaaaagaaatcaagATGTTAGTTTCACTGACAGTTTCTCCACATTGGTTCTGACCTTCGGGCAGCTTTGTGAGTTCCCAGCCTACTTTTAAAGTAAACTGAAACTGATTCTTTTGTTACCCATCCttcattgtccttgagaaggtggtggtgagttaaaattggaaaataatttgCTAAGTACTGCCATAGTCCTTTGCTTCATTTCGCACATACATAATCCAGCAAGGCCATATTCTGTGTGGACTTCATTCTGTATTAGATGTACTAACTGCGTTGAATGCTAAAATGCTGAGGGACACTTGAGTGATTTTATACAAATGCATTGATGCACAGTCTTCACAATAATAGATGGTAAACAAATGGAAAACTAATGTTTCTACCCACTTGAGGCCTAATAATTCCACCCAATTGAAGTGGCCTAGTAACATTTTCATTTGCTACCGATCATAAAGAGTGCTATACTTACAGGGCTGCTTGTCACAAAATAATTTCAGACCTGTTTGTCTTCAGCCACTCTCACTTCTGTTATTCTAAGGGATCAgatgaggcctcagtttaacatccaaAAGACTGCCCTCTGAgagtgcactccctcagtagtgcaaTGGGAATGCCAGACTTTGGAcagggacttgaatccacaatgTTTTGATTGAGAGACACAGATGCTCCCACTGAGCCTTTAGCGGCcaaactgggaaatgaaccagagcTACATTGCGCAATTCATTGTGCTATATCTGTGTTTGAAAATGGGTATAAATAGGACATACTTGACAAAACCAGCAACACCATCTCCCCACTTAACCAATCTGGAATCAGTCAGTAACAGAGCAAACATCTATCTCTGATCCAAGTTATTTTGAATGATGAACTCAATAAGTTCATCATTCAATCTTTTAACTctgagaggaggtgggggaggtggtggtggtactGCTTTTGCTAGGAGTGGGtcacggtggggggggtggggtgctgctTTTATTGGGCTCTAGTGGAATTGCTTTTCAGTTGTTGAATTTCTCTATTAATTCTGAGTTGTGTTTAATATTCATAAGGCCACTCTGCCTGTTCCTGACAGGTCCTTCTTCTGAATGCGAAGGGAAACTTCATCTGTGGTGGAGTGCTGATTCATCGGTTTTGGGTGCTGACTGCTGCTCATTGTGTGTTTGAAGGAGGGAAATTTAAAGTTATACTTGGTATGTAAAACAGTCCATTATAAGGGGTATAGCTCCCACAATTGCCTAGGTTCTGAAATTAGGTGCATCTCTCACTGGATGAAGCTCACATTTCTAGTTCCAAGAGAGAGGGTTACATTCAACATTTTTCAGATTGTCCAGTATTGTGGCATTGTCCTTGCTGTTCTCCCTTCTAGATGCTGCCCcatcttctcccccaccccccaatctgtataTTTATCTTTGGCAACATCATCCAAGGACAGGAGAGACACCCAGTTCTGTCACTCCTTCTGCtctgctgtctctgggctgtcaGAATGCTTGTCTGACACCCTGGGCTTGGATAAGTagcaatttcctccagttaaacatTGGGCAGACAAAAACCAACATCTTCAGTTGCAGCTACAAACATTCCATTCCTACCGGTTCCCTGTTCTTCCTGCCATACCTCAAATTGAACCCAATGTTGGCAACTTTAGTGTCATTTTTGGGGGCCCTGTGTTGAGCTTCTCATAATATTCCCTCTCCATCACAGAGACTGCCACTTTCCATCTCTAATATCAATCATCTCCACCCCAGCCCTGATGATGAAATCCTTATCTAAACCTTTGTAGCCTGTGATCTCTAATATCCTCCTGCCCAGCCACCCACCCTCCACAATATCCTCCTGTCCAGCCACCCGCTCTCCATAATATCCTCCCACCCAACCATCCACTCTCCACACTCTataaacttcagctcatccaaaactcgtTGGCCTGTTGTTTTTCATGCACCAAATCCCATGCACACATCTGCCTTGCCCCGGATGATTTACTTCTGCTTCAGACCGCTAATCCCTCTGTAAAATTATTATCTTCATGTTTTATGTCCCTTCATGGCCCCTCTCTATCaatataacctcctccagcccaacgTTCTACGTTGGCCTCTTGGGTATCTCCCACTTACCTCCATCCCATTATTGATGACCATGTCTTCAGCTGTCTAGGTCCTGTGCTTTGAAATTTGCTTGCTGGACCCTCTCCCTCTTCACTTCCTTCGCCACCTCTAAAGCCTTCACTTAAACCTAcctcttaatatttgatttggtttCCAAATTTTGTCTGATCGCATGGCAATTTCCTGTATCTTAAATATTTCATTTAAACGCACATTGTTATTGTGTTCATCTCTGGGTAAAGCTCACAATTCCTATTTCCTGGAGATTACTGTCTCTTACTCACTGAGTGCATAGGTGGGCCAGAGTCAGGAATCTTTGTGTTAGGTCTCCACCTCACAGCGCTGCTCTGGGATTTCCTGGCTGGCCTGGTGGTCTGAGTTCATTTTCCTTGCCATTATGATCTGAGAACATTTAGTTTTTGGTgtgtagaatccctacggtgcagaaagaagccattcagcccattgagtttgcactggctctccaaaagaaTACTCTACCCAGGCCCACATActattctatccccataacttcacacattgaacatggccaatccatctaacctgcacatctttggagtgtgggaggaaaccggagcacccagaggaaatccacgcagacacagggagaacgtgcaaactccacacagtcacccaaggtcggaatggaacctgggtccctgacgcggtgaggcagcagtgctaaccactgtgccaccatgttgcagtaAAAAGGAAATTGGGGCAGAGATCTTTTGTGTTAGGCCACCACCCCTCAACCCTGCCCTGGGATCCCCCAGCTTCCCTGGATTGATGCCACTGAATCTGTGCCGAGCATAAAAAGCACAATGAGCTGGAGTAGGACCTTCCTAACCTCCCACTTTACTTTCTTCTGCCTTCACTTGTGGATGTTCAATGGAAGGAAGGCTCCATGGAAACTGTCAGTGAGTTTAGCTTTAGGACACTCTCCAAGTTCTGCGGTCTGTGTGTGTTCTAGAAAAACCCCAAAGAAGCAAAGAGGCGCATGATCAGTACAGGTATTTACCGCCATCCTATCCCCAACCTCCGCTCCCGACCTCAGAAGACCTTCAGGCCTTGGAGCTTTCTGTTTGCTCATCTCCACTCCCAACAGTGGGTTCTGCTGCCGGGTTCCTGGTGACAGGTTGCACCCAAGTTATACAAAATAGACCGCACTGCTGCACTCGAAGCATTGCACCAAGAGAGGAACTGGAGAGAAACGTCCCGACAGCAGAACTCTTCTGTTCATTTCCACCTGCTGCTACAATCCCTGAAAAAGAGAGCAGTCTATCACTGATATTTGAAGCTTGTGTGGCGCAAAAGTTTTGACTTTATGCTCATCTACATTTCAGGTGAATATAACCGAACAGTCAAAGAAACGAGTGAGGACGTTATTCCAGTAACAGAGGTGCACATCCACCACAACTTCAGTTATCACAAGATGGACAGTGACATTGCTCTCCTCCATCTAGCTGAAGCTGCCAtcttcagtaacttcattataccAGTGTGCCTGCCCACCAAACATATGGCAGAGGTAAAGCTGCTTGTTCCAGGTAGAGATGTGGTGGTTTCAGGATGGGGTGCTATGGATGAAAACGATGACAGCATCCGTCCTAGCACTCTATTATTCATCATCATCAAATTGACTTCCCATAAGCGGTGTAAGGAGGCTCTAGGAGACAGAATCACAAGCAACATGATCTGTGCAGGAAACCCAAGTTCTAGACAAGATGCCTGCAAAGGGGACAGCGGTGGACCTATGGCCATTTTATCAAATGGCACATGGTTTCTGCTGGGGCTGGTCAGCTGGGGAGAAGGTTGTGGTCACTTCCAAACATTTGGTGTTTACACAAAAGTGACCAATTACCTCGACTGGATATATTCACTGATTAAAAAATAATCTTGTCCAAATCGAATCTGTACTAAGCTAATTGATCTGAAGCGGAAAGTGATCATTCTAATGTCTAAAATTGCATTGAATTAGTTTGGAGATCTACTTCAAGTTCTGTAAGTTTGAGATGCTATATATTTCGCACTACTTAGGTGACAACATACCACGCTGAAAACATTGTGATTATACTCAAGTACAACTTGTGCATTATATCTTATGGTAATTGATTACAATGATCTGGAGCTCAAGCTTGCCTTTAAAAAATAGAGAGTCAGTCCCTGCTTTATCCATTT of Mustelus asterias chromosome 3, sMusAst1.hap1.1, whole genome shotgun sequence contains these proteins:
- the LOC144491382 gene encoding vitamin K-dependent protein C-like, with translation MMKAHCCLMFLLAACFINVSSYSVFLPEKDANDVLRIRKRANGFFEEFKPGNLERECNEEKCAFEEVKEIFDSMDKALTFWNKYVDGDQCASNPCFNNATCQDLVGGFRCYCTKEFDGRQCQYALVATNCSHNYGFCSHFCHEIPKINRRECSCASGYELSEDGLFCNASDEYPCGLIKRIGRSNEFQARNKRKMRPGEVVATSDPRIVKGRVMSKGGSPWQVLLLNAKGNFICGGVLIHRFWVLTAAHCVFEGGKFKVILGEYNRTVKETSEDVIPVTEVHIHHNFSYHKMDSDIALLHLAEAAIFSNFIIPVCLPTKHMAEVKLLVPGRDVVVSGWGAMDENDDSIRPSTLLFIIIKLTSHKRCKEALGDRITSNMICAGNPSSRQDACKGDSGGPMAILSNGTWFLLGLVSWGEGCGHFQTFGVYTKVTNYLDWIYSLIKK